The Marixanthomonas ophiurae genome has a segment encoding these proteins:
- the ftsY gene encoding signal recognition particle-docking protein FtsY has translation MSLFKKIFSKEKKETLDKGLEKSKTTFFDKLSKAVAGKSKVDDDVLDNLEEILVTSDVGVNTTLKVIERIEARVSKDKYLGTDELNQILREEIAGLLSEIDSGNATEFEVPERSVPHVIMVVGVNGVGKTTTIGKLAYQFKKAGKKVVLGAADTFRAAAIDQLQIWADRTEVPIVKQSMGSDPASVAFDSLQSAVKQNADVVIIDTAGRLHNKVNLMNELSKVKRVMQKVIPDAPHDVLLVLDGSTGQNAFEQAKQFTNATEVTSLAVTKLDGTAKGGVVIGISDQFKIPVKYIGVGEGMEDLQVFNKFEFVDSFFK, from the coding sequence ATGAGCCTTTTTAAAAAAATATTTTCAAAAGAAAAAAAGGAAACCCTAGATAAAGGGTTAGAAAAATCGAAAACTACTTTTTTCGATAAACTGTCCAAAGCTGTTGCTGGTAAAAGCAAAGTAGATGATGATGTACTCGATAACCTTGAAGAAATACTCGTAACAAGCGATGTAGGAGTAAATACCACGTTAAAAGTAATTGAGCGTATAGAAGCTCGTGTTTCAAAAGATAAATATTTAGGTACAGACGAGTTAAATCAAATTCTTCGTGAGGAAATTGCTGGTCTCTTGAGCGAAATTGACTCTGGTAATGCAACCGAATTTGAAGTACCAGAACGTTCCGTGCCGCACGTAATTATGGTAGTTGGTGTAAACGGAGTTGGAAAAACTACCACCATAGGTAAATTAGCATATCAATTTAAGAAAGCAGGTAAAAAAGTAGTATTAGGAGCGGCCGATACCTTTAGAGCCGCGGCGATTGACCAATTACAAATATGGGCAGACCGTACCGAAGTTCCTATAGTAAAGCAAAGCATGGGCAGCGATCCAGCCAGTGTAGCGTTTGATAGTTTGCAAAGTGCTGTAAAACAAAATGCAGATGTGGTTATTATTGATACTGCAGGACGTTTGCACAACAAAGTAAACTTAATGAATGAACTTTCAAAAGTAAAACGCGTAATGCAGAAGGTAATTCCAGATGCACCACACGATGTTTTATTGGTATTGGATGGTTCAACTGGGCAAAATGCTTTTGAACAAGCCAAACAGTTTACCAACGCAACCGAAGTTACATCGCTAGCAGTTACCAAGCTTGACGGAACAGCAAAAGGAGGCGTTGTTATTGGTATTAGCGATCAATTTAAAATTCCCGTTAAATACATTGGTGTAGGGGAAGGAATGGAAGATCTTCAAGTCTTCAACAAGTTCGAGTTTGTAGATTCGTTTTTTAAATAA
- a CDS encoding DUF4295 domain-containing protein, translated as MAKKSVATLQTGSKRLSKAIKMVKSEKTGAYTFVESIMAPDQVNDWLNKK; from the coding sequence ATGGCAAAGAAATCAGTAGCAACATTACAAACCGGATCTAAGCGACTAAGTAAAGCCATTAAAATGGTGAAGTCAGAAAAAACAGGAGCGTATACTTTTGTAGAGTCTATTATGGCTCCAGACCAAGTAAACGATTGGTTAAACAAAAAATAA
- the rpmG gene encoding 50S ribosomal protein L33, producing MAKKGNRVQVILECTEHKATGKPGTSRYISTKNKKNTPDRLELKKFNPILKKMTVHKEIK from the coding sequence ATGGCTAAAAAAGGAAATAGAGTACAAGTAATTTTAGAATGTACAGAGCACAAAGCAACAGGTAAACCTGGGACGTCTCGTTACATTAGCACTAAAAACAAGAAAAACACTCCGGACAGATTAGAGTTGAAAAAATTCAACCCTATCCTTAAAAAGATGACTGTTCACAAGGAGATAAAATAA
- the rpmB gene encoding 50S ribosomal protein L28, whose amino-acid sequence MSRVCELTGKRAMVGNNVSHAMNKTKRKFNVNLVKKRFYIPEEDQWLTLKVSTSALKDINKKGIYAVVKEAREKGFLNK is encoded by the coding sequence ATGTCAAGAGTTTGTGAGCTTACGGGCAAAAGAGCAATGGTTGGGAACAACGTATCCCACGCGATGAACAAAACCAAGCGCAAGTTTAATGTGAATTTGGTAAAAAAACGCTTTTACATTCCTGAAGAAGATCAGTGGTTAACACTAAAAGTATCTACTTCAGCGTTAAAAGACATCAATAAAAAAGGGATTTATGCAGTAGTTAAAGAAGCTCGCGAAAAAGGCTTCCTTAACAAATAA
- a CDS encoding competence/damage-inducible protein A, with protein sequence MLTEIITIGDEILIGQIVDTNSAYISKQLNQIGVQVYQITSIQDERQHILNALEDAKKRVDLVIVTGGLGPTKDDITKETFCEYFEDTLVENVEVLQNIKEIFAKYIKQEPLPANLKQAMVPSKAEVLQNPNGTAPGIWMEKDNTVFISMPGVPYEMKHILTKEVFPRIIKKYNRPHIYHKTLLTYGLGESAVAERIEDWENKLPKDIKLAYLPSLGRVRLRLSSKGKDKKALQKAVDEQMEKLNTLLEDIAVGFENETSIVERVASLLLQKKQTLSLAESCTGGSVVKEITAVPGASTYLRGSIVPYETSQKVSVLGVSQELIDKHTVVSAPVAEAMATQVAKLFKTDYAVATTGIAGPTKGDAIDEVGTVFIAIASPKGVVSQKFSFGNNRERVIIKATNKAFEMLLKEILKN encoded by the coding sequence ATGTTAACAGAAATAATCACCATTGGTGATGAGATACTCATCGGGCAAATAGTAGACACCAATTCTGCTTATATTAGCAAACAACTTAATCAAATTGGAGTTCAGGTATATCAAATAACCTCCATTCAAGATGAGCGTCAGCATATTCTTAATGCACTTGAAGATGCAAAAAAAAGAGTAGATTTAGTTATCGTTACAGGCGGGTTAGGCCCCACTAAAGATGATATTACCAAAGAGACCTTTTGCGAATACTTTGAAGACACTTTAGTAGAGAATGTTGAAGTGCTTCAAAATATAAAAGAAATCTTCGCAAAGTATATAAAACAAGAACCGTTACCTGCAAACTTAAAACAGGCGATGGTTCCTTCAAAAGCTGAGGTACTTCAAAATCCAAACGGAACCGCTCCTGGAATATGGATGGAAAAAGACAACACAGTTTTTATTTCAATGCCAGGTGTGCCTTATGAAATGAAACACATTCTTACAAAAGAGGTATTCCCTCGCATCATTAAAAAATACAACCGTCCACATATTTATCACAAGACATTATTGACTTACGGTTTGGGCGAAAGTGCCGTAGCAGAACGAATAGAAGACTGGGAAAACAAGTTGCCTAAAGATATAAAACTTGCATATTTACCATCTTTAGGAAGAGTGCGTTTACGGTTGTCATCAAAAGGGAAAGATAAAAAAGCCTTACAGAAAGCCGTAGATGAGCAAATGGAAAAACTTAACACGCTATTGGAAGATATAGCTGTAGGCTTTGAAAATGAAACTAGTATTGTAGAGCGCGTAGCTTCTCTATTACTTCAAAAAAAGCAAACGCTGAGTTTAGCAGAAAGTTGTACTGGTGGTTCAGTTGTTAAAGAAATAACCGCAGTACCTGGTGCATCTACTTATTTAAGGGGTAGTATTGTACCGTACGAAACTTCGCAAAAAGTTTCAGTATTAGGTGTAAGTCAAGAACTGATTGATAAACATACCGTGGTAAGTGCTCCGGTGGCAGAGGCAATGGCAACCCAAGTAGCAAAGCTTTTTAAAACAGACTATGCTGTCGCAACCACGGGTATTGCAGGGCCAACAAAAGGAGATGCTATTGATGAAGTAGGAACAGTGTTTATTGCAATCGCTTCACCAAAAGGAGTTGTTTCTCAAAAATTTAGCTTTGGTAATAACCGCGAACGTGTTATTATAAAAGCGACAAACAAGGCTTTCGAAATGCTTCTAAAAGAAATTTTAAAAAACTAA
- a CDS encoding Hpt domain-containing protein, translating to MSRHYSKEKIKEVAGGDEDFMAVVAQTFLEEIPPDLHALQEAIDNDNKELAYQFAHKMKPNFEMFGVEVNKEVLAIESWTKTSKKQSAIDQKLLHVVTTVKAVLEELKEDFNL from the coding sequence ATGAGTAGACATTATTCCAAAGAAAAAATTAAAGAAGTTGCTGGTGGTGATGAAGATTTTATGGCCGTTGTAGCTCAAACATTTTTAGAAGAAATACCACCAGATCTTCATGCATTGCAAGAAGCGATAGACAATGATAATAAAGAATTAGCGTACCAATTTGCTCATAAAATGAAGCCAAATTTTGAAATGTTTGGCGTTGAGGTAAATAAAGAAGTATTAGCAATAGAGTCTTGGACCAAAACTTCAAAAAAACAGAGTGCTATTGATCAAAAGTTATTACACGTAGTTACAACCGTAAAAGCTGTTTTAGAAGAGCTTAAAGAAGATTTTAACCTTTAG
- a CDS encoding fumarylacetoacetate hydrolase family protein yields the protein MKIICVGRNYADHIEELKNEKPTDPVLFLKPDTSILLKKQPFFIPDFSEEVHHEVEVLVKIKKIGKHIDRKFAHKYYDEIGLGIDFTARDLQSELKEKGLPWEKAKAFDGAAVIGNFLSKETFKSVDDINFSLEKNGEIIQKASTELMLWKIDELIEYISKYFTLKIGDVIFTGTPAGVAKVNPEDRLKGFIEDKQVFSIKVK from the coding sequence ATGAAGATAATTTGCGTAGGTCGAAATTACGCCGATCACATAGAGGAACTTAAAAACGAGAAACCAACAGATCCTGTTTTGTTTTTAAAGCCAGACACTTCAATTTTATTAAAAAAGCAACCGTTTTTTATCCCAGATTTTTCAGAAGAAGTACATCACGAAGTAGAGGTGTTGGTAAAAATAAAAAAAATAGGGAAGCATATAGATCGTAAATTTGCTCATAAGTATTATGACGAAATAGGATTAGGTATTGATTTTACAGCTCGAGATCTTCAGTCTGAGTTAAAAGAAAAAGGATTGCCTTGGGAAAAAGCAAAAGCTTTTGATGGTGCGGCCGTAATAGGTAATTTTCTTTCAAAAGAAACGTTTAAGAGTGTAGATGATATTAATTTCAGCTTAGAAAAAAACGGTGAAATTATTCAAAAGGCTTCTACCGAATTAATGTTGTGGAAAATTGATGAGTTGATTGAATATATTTCAAAATATTTTACATTAAAGATTGGAGATGTTATCTTTACAGGAACTCCCGCAGGTGTTGCAAAAGTAAATCCTGAAGATAGATTAAAGGGGTTTATTGAAGACAAGCAAGTTTTCTCCATAAAAGTTAAATAG
- a CDS encoding 3'-5' exonuclease encodes MELNLSKPICFFDLETTGTNVAKDRIVEISILKVFPNGNKESHTWRVNPEMPIPASTTAIHGITNEMVENEPTFKELAHKVQDLMKDSDLGGYNSNRFDIPLLAEELLRVEVDFDLKKAKAVDVQTIFHKKEKRTLEAAFKFYCDKDLTNAHSAEADTNATYEVLKAQLDRYEDVENDINFLSTFSAHKNFADFAGFVGYNKQGEEIFSFGKHKGKKVTDIIEKEPGYFGWLINADFPRYTKKVLTRIKLSQLNNKL; translated from the coding sequence ATGGAATTAAACCTAAGCAAACCCATTTGTTTTTTCGATTTGGAAACAACCGGAACCAATGTGGCCAAAGATAGGATTGTTGAAATTTCCATCTTAAAAGTATTCCCTAACGGAAATAAAGAGAGCCATACGTGGCGCGTAAATCCAGAAATGCCTATTCCTGCTTCCACAACTGCTATTCATGGTATTACCAATGAAATGGTAGAAAATGAGCCTACTTTTAAAGAGTTGGCACATAAAGTGCAAGATCTAATGAAGGATAGTGACTTAGGTGGATACAACAGCAACCGGTTTGATATTCCACTACTTGCTGAAGAATTATTAAGAGTAGAAGTAGATTTCGATCTTAAAAAAGCAAAAGCAGTAGATGTACAGACTATTTTTCATAAAAAAGAAAAACGGACTTTAGAGGCCGCTTTCAAGTTTTATTGTGATAAAGATCTAACCAATGCCCACAGCGCCGAGGCAGATACTAATGCAACTTATGAGGTGTTAAAAGCACAATTAGATCGATATGAAGATGTAGAAAACGATATTAACTTCCTTTCCACTTTTAGTGCCCATAAAAATTTTGCAGATTTTGCAGGTTTTGTAGGGTATAATAAACAAGGCGAAGAGATTTTTAGTTTCGGAAAACATAAAGGCAAGAAAGTAACCGATATTATTGAAAAAGAACCTGGTTATTTTGGTTGGTTAATTAACGCAGATTTTCCACGATACACAAAAAAGGTATTGACCCGCATTAAATTGAGCCAATTAAACAACAAATTATAA
- a CDS encoding dihydrolipoamide acetyltransferase family protein — translation MAKFELKLPKMGESVAEATVTNWLKEVGDTIESDEAVLEIATDKVDSEVPSEVDGVLVEKLFDTDDVVQVGQTIAIIETEGDGEDDNSAPESSAVDTKPEPEMVQAVEEKVETAKQSTQAGIENSDDRFYSPLVKNIAKEEGVSQSELDSISGTGKDGRVTKNDMLAYVENRGQQQAQPTQATAQQPAVSKPAPAPKQKPAVSVNGEDEVIEMTRMGKMISKHMVDSVQTSAHVQSFVECDVTKVWNWRNKVKGDFAKREGEKLTFTPIFMEAVAKALKDYPLMNIAVDGDKIIKRKNVNLGMAAALPDGNLIVPVIKNADQLNLVGMSKAVNDLANRARQNKLKPDEIQGGTYTVTNVGTFGSIMGTPIINQPQVGILALGAIRKVPAVIETPDGDFIGIRYKMFLSHSYDHRVVNGALGGQFVKAVADYLEAWNVNREV, via the coding sequence ATGGCAAAATTTGAATTGAAACTACCTAAAATGGGCGAAAGTGTTGCAGAAGCAACCGTAACCAATTGGCTTAAAGAAGTGGGTGACACCATTGAGTCCGACGAAGCCGTTTTGGAAATCGCAACAGACAAAGTGGACAGCGAAGTCCCCAGTGAAGTTGACGGGGTTTTAGTAGAAAAATTGTTTGACACAGACGATGTGGTGCAAGTAGGACAAACTATTGCTATCATTGAAACTGAAGGTGATGGAGAAGACGACAATAGTGCTCCTGAGTCCTCAGCCGTTGATACAAAGCCAGAACCAGAAATGGTGCAAGCCGTTGAGGAAAAGGTTGAAACCGCAAAGCAATCTACACAGGCAGGAATAGAAAATAGTGACGACCGCTTCTATTCTCCTTTAGTAAAAAATATTGCCAAAGAAGAAGGCGTTTCTCAATCTGAATTAGATTCTATTTCAGGAACCGGAAAGGACGGGCGTGTCACTAAAAACGATATGTTGGCTTATGTAGAAAATAGAGGCCAACAACAAGCACAGCCTACGCAAGCAACGGCACAACAACCAGCAGTTTCAAAACCAGCGCCAGCACCAAAACAAAAACCTGCCGTTTCAGTAAACGGAGAAGATGAAGTAATCGAAATGACCCGAATGGGTAAAATGATTTCGAAGCATATGGTAGACAGCGTGCAGACTTCTGCACACGTACAATCTTTTGTAGAGTGTGATGTTACTAAGGTTTGGAACTGGAGAAATAAAGTAAAAGGTGATTTTGCAAAACGAGAAGGTGAAAAACTAACGTTTACACCAATATTTATGGAAGCAGTAGCAAAAGCATTAAAAGACTATCCATTAATGAATATCGCTGTCGATGGTGACAAAATCATAAAACGTAAAAACGTAAATCTTGGAATGGCAGCAGCTTTACCAGATGGTAATTTAATAGTTCCAGTTATAAAAAATGCAGACCAACTTAACTTGGTTGGGATGAGCAAAGCGGTAAACGATTTAGCAAACCGTGCTCGTCAAAATAAATTAAAACCAGATGAAATTCAGGGAGGAACCTATACGGTAACCAATGTAGGTACCTTTGGTAGTATAATGGGTACGCCTATTATTAATCAACCACAAGTAGGTATTTTGGCGCTCGGAGCCATTCGTAAAGTTCCAGCGGTGATTGAAACGCCAGACGGTGATTTTATTGGCATTCGTTATAAAATGTTCTTATCGCACAGTTATGACCATAGAGTTGTAAATGGAGCGTTGGGAGGACAATTTGTAAAAGCTGTAGCCGATTACTTAGAAGCTTGGAATGTAAATAGAGAAGTCTAA
- a CDS encoding glycosyltransferase family 2 protein yields the protein MKLSVVILNYNVRYFLHQCIVSVQRATKNIEAEIIVIDNASPDDSCKMVKECFPNITLIENKENVGFSKANNQAVKVAKGEYVCVLNPDTAVAEGTFEKCLGILESSGKIGAIGVYLLDGTGNFLPESKRNVPTPFISLLKILGLTKKYYASDLSEEATGSVSVLVGAFMFLKRSVYNQVGGFDEDYFMYGEDIDFSYKIEQAGYKNHYIGSTETLHYKGESTQKDAAYLDRFYGAMEIFYKKHFNSNQLLNTSVKIGVSLAKKLKGSSSEERKTPAAISQKAIVLTENLQLLKILSEKIKIPLTSSSKTIFQETELTNTLFIFDVDYMPYHQIFMVMKKFKNKNNQFRIRPPGCNFIIGSDKSDEKGSVLVF from the coding sequence TTGAAGCTTTCTGTAGTAATCCTCAACTATAACGTCCGCTATTTTTTGCATCAGTGCATAGTAAGCGTCCAGCGCGCCACTAAAAATATTGAAGCAGAAATTATTGTAATAGACAACGCATCACCCGATGATAGTTGTAAAATGGTTAAAGAGTGCTTTCCAAACATTACTTTGATAGAAAACAAAGAGAATGTTGGTTTCAGCAAAGCAAATAATCAAGCTGTTAAAGTTGCTAAAGGAGAATATGTATGTGTTTTAAATCCAGATACAGCTGTTGCTGAAGGTACTTTTGAAAAATGCTTGGGAATTTTAGAATCTTCAGGAAAAATTGGAGCAATAGGAGTTTATTTGTTAGATGGTACGGGTAATTTTCTTCCGGAAAGTAAACGAAATGTTCCTACACCATTCATTTCTTTGTTGAAAATACTCGGATTGACAAAAAAATATTATGCAAGTGATCTTTCAGAAGAAGCAACTGGATCCGTTTCTGTATTGGTAGGGGCTTTTATGTTTTTAAAACGAAGCGTATACAATCAGGTTGGCGGCTTTGATGAAGATTATTTTATGTATGGAGAAGATATAGACTTCTCGTATAAAATTGAACAGGCAGGGTATAAAAACCATTATATTGGATCAACAGAAACACTGCACTATAAAGGCGAGAGCACACAAAAAGACGCTGCATATTTAGACCGGTTTTATGGGGCAATGGAAATATTTTACAAAAAACATTTCAACTCAAACCAGTTGTTAAACACTTCGGTAAAAATTGGAGTTTCCTTGGCTAAAAAACTAAAAGGATCTTCTTCTGAAGAAAGAAAAACCCCAGCTGCTATAAGCCAAAAAGCAATTGTCTTAACTGAAAATTTACAGTTGTTAAAAATACTTTCAGAAAAAATAAAAATTCCCTTAACATCATCTTCCAAAACAATTTTTCAGGAGACAGAATTAACAAACACACTGTTCATCTTTGATGTAGATTATATGCCGTACCATCAGATATTTATGGTTATGAAGAAATTCAAAAATAAAAATAACCAATTTAGGATTCGTCCACCCGGTTGTAATTTTATTATTGGCAGCGATAAAAGCGACGAAAAAGGAAGTGTTCTTGTATTTTAA
- the recR gene encoding recombination mediator RecR: protein MDFSSKLLENAVNEVSQLPGIGKRTALRLMLHLLRQPENQTQQLSESLLKMREEINFCSNCHNISDNTLCEICSNPNRIEEIVCVVEDIRDVMAIENTSQYKGQYHVLGGKISPMDGIGPGELNIHSLVEKVKNGKIKELIFALSSTMEGDTTNFYIFKQIEPYKITTTTIARGISVGDELEYADEVTLGRSIVNRIPFETSLKNQ from the coding sequence ATGGATTTTTCTTCAAAATTATTGGAAAACGCAGTTAATGAAGTGTCTCAACTTCCAGGAATTGGAAAACGGACTGCACTTCGGTTAATGCTGCATTTATTGCGGCAACCCGAAAACCAAACCCAACAGCTTTCAGAAAGTTTATTGAAAATGAGGGAAGAAATCAATTTTTGCTCTAATTGTCATAACATTTCAGACAATACATTATGCGAAATTTGCTCAAACCCAAATCGAATAGAAGAAATTGTTTGTGTGGTTGAAGACATCCGTGATGTGATGGCTATAGAAAATACAAGCCAGTATAAAGGACAATATCATGTATTAGGTGGAAAAATATCTCCAATGGATGGGATTGGTCCTGGCGAGCTGAATATACATTCCTTGGTCGAAAAAGTAAAAAATGGAAAAATAAAAGAACTTATTTTCGCTTTAAGCTCTACAATGGAAGGTGATACCACCAATTTTTATATCTTTAAACAAATCGAGCCTTATAAAATAACGACCACAACCATTGCCCGTGGTATTTCGGTAGGAGACGAATTGGAGTATGCAGATGAAGTTACCTTAGGCCGTAGTATTGTAAACCGTATTCCGTTTGAAACGTCTCTAAAAAACCAATAA
- a CDS encoding T9SS type A sorting domain-containing protein, whose amino-acid sequence MRFKILLLAVFAFVANTSFSQEYLKMIDAGTYKVQDVIDSAEAYFDGKDKGRGTGYKQFKRWEYNALRLQNENGYLTPIDKNIKELQRYNAYLNSTAGSREVLNDNWTELGPTSWSATSGWNPGVGRVTGFSVDAADNDHIIIGANTGGVWKTTNGGQDWSPLNDNFTNLSVYAVTMDPADSNTYFSGSTSGIIFKSEDAGATWNPLADLGNSLVNKILINPNDSNIMFASSQNAGIYRTTDGGSNWDQVTTDSNGFDIEFKPGDPSVVYASGTGFHKSTDGGATFTQIGGFSNGPKMIGISADDDSVVYVLEASGGLFGGFYASSDGGDNFTELDHAGKNYFGYSTTAQDNRGQAPRDMDIAVNPTDANEVHIAGILTWRSTDGGSNFNITSDWIPGNAAGANIGYCHADVDIMEFVGTTLYLGTDGGIFKADNTGNVNSSYYTDLTEGLGIRQFYKIGVSQTQDVIVSGGSQDNGTSVYTEAQGWQDWLGADGMETFVDYDNTNNLYGTSQYGSLYRSNNGGASYFGLNAPASGNWITPFEQDPTVPATLYTGYSSVYKSINRGSSWTSISQSFGSNLSNLKIAPSNNQIMYATRGGLIYKTTDGGATDWETLPLPGGAINYIAIHPTNPDKVAVATTSGSKVFVSEDGGETWENYLKNLPNFSALSVVWDDNGADGLYLGMNYGIYYIDNGLTEWQPYSNNIPNVQVNELEINNETDMLYAATYGRGLWASPVEVPTLSVEDKISEENVSVYPNPANDELNIKLSQNLEADIRIFDTLGKLVVYQPNVNISGNYSVGVSNLNSGIYFVRINTEAGTVTKKFIKN is encoded by the coding sequence ATGCGTTTTAAAATTTTACTCTTAGCTGTTTTTGCTTTTGTAGCAAACACTTCTTTTTCTCAAGAATATTTAAAAATGATTGATGCTGGCACCTATAAAGTACAGGACGTAATCGATAGTGCCGAAGCCTATTTTGATGGTAAGGACAAAGGTCGAGGTACAGGTTATAAACAGTTTAAGCGCTGGGAATACAATGCGTTGCGTCTTCAAAATGAAAACGGATACTTAACTCCCATTGACAAAAATATAAAAGAGTTACAACGTTATAACGCATACTTAAATAGTACAGCAGGTTCAAGGGAAGTTTTAAATGACAATTGGACCGAATTGGGACCAACAAGCTGGAGCGCAACCTCTGGATGGAATCCAGGAGTGGGGCGTGTAACAGGGTTTTCAGTAGATGCTGCTGACAATGATCATATTATTATAGGTGCTAACACTGGCGGGGTATGGAAAACTACTAATGGAGGTCAAGATTGGTCGCCATTAAACGATAATTTCACTAATCTAAGTGTATATGCCGTAACGATGGATCCTGCAGATTCAAATACCTATTTTTCTGGTTCTACGAGCGGGATAATTTTTAAGTCTGAAGATGCCGGAGCTACTTGGAACCCCTTGGCAGATTTAGGCAACTCTTTGGTAAACAAAATATTGATCAATCCCAATGACAGCAATATAATGTTTGCATCCTCACAGAATGCAGGAATATATAGAACGACCGATGGAGGCTCTAACTGGGATCAAGTAACTACAGACTCTAACGGTTTTGATATCGAATTTAAACCTGGTGACCCATCTGTAGTATATGCTTCTGGAACTGGTTTTCACAAATCTACAGACGGTGGAGCAACTTTTACTCAAATAGGAGGTTTTAGCAACGGTCCAAAAATGATAGGGATTTCTGCAGATGATGATTCAGTTGTATATGTTTTGGAAGCTTCCGGAGGTCTTTTTGGAGGATTTTACGCCTCAAGCGATGGTGGCGACAACTTTACCGAGCTGGACCATGCTGGTAAAAACTATTTTGGTTACAGTACAACGGCGCAGGACAATAGGGGGCAAGCTCCAAGAGATATGGATATTGCTGTAAATCCAACAGATGCGAATGAAGTACATATTGCAGGTATTTTAACGTGGCGATCAACCGATGGAGGGAGTAACTTTAATATTACATCAGACTGGATTCCAGGTAATGCTGCAGGGGCGAACATAGGTTATTGCCATGCCGATGTGGATATTATGGAATTTGTGGGCACTACTTTATACCTGGGCACTGACGGAGGGATATTTAAAGCCGATAACACTGGAAACGTAAATTCTAGTTATTATACTGATTTAACCGAAGGTCTTGGGATACGCCAATTTTATAAAATAGGTGTTTCACAAACTCAAGATGTTATCGTTTCTGGAGGGTCTCAAGATAATGGAACATCTGTTTATACCGAAGCCCAAGGCTGGCAAGACTGGCTAGGAGCAGACGGTATGGAGACTTTTGTAGATTATGATAATACTAACAATCTATATGGAACATCCCAATATGGCTCTTTGTATAGGTCAAACAATGGAGGAGCCAGTTATTTTGGTCTTAATGCACCTGCGTCTGGAAATTGGATTACCCCTTTTGAACAAGACCCAACAGTACCAGCAACATTGTACACAGGCTACAGTAGCGTTTATAAGTCTATTAATAGAGGAAGCTCTTGGACGTCGATTTCACAAAGTTTTGGAAGTAACTTAAGTAACTTAAAAATTGCTCCTTCTAATAATCAAATAATGTATGCCACTAGGGGAGGGCTTATTTATAAAACCACAGATGGCGGTGCTACAGATTGGGAGACCCTTCCGTTACCAGGAGGTGCAATCAATTATATTGCAATACACCCAACAAATCCAGATAAAGTAGCAGTAGCGACTACAAGTGGTTCTAAAGTATTTGTTTCTGAAGACGGAGGTGAAACTTGGGAAAATTACTTAAAAAATCTTCCTAATTTTAGCGCACTTTCTGTAGTTTGGGATGATAACGGTGCCGATGGATTGTATTTAGGAATGAACTACGGTATTTATTATATCGATAATGGCCTTACTGAATGGCAACCTTATAGTAATAACATTCCAAATGTTCAGGTTAATGAGTTAGAGATTAACAATGAGACCGATATGCTTTATGCCGCTACCTACGGAAGAGGTCTTTGGGCATCTCCAGTAGAGGTTCCAACTTTGAGTGTGGAAGATAAAATTTCAGAAGAAAACGTAAGCGTATATCCCAACCCAGCAAATGATGAGCTAAATATTAAGCTTTCACAAAACTTGGAAGCTGATATTCGTATTTTTGATACATTAGGTAAGCTTGTTGTTTATCAACCAAATGTAAACATTTCAGGAAATTATTCAGTAGGTGTTTCTAACTTAAATAGTGGTATTTATTTTGTTAGAATTAATACCGAAGCAGGTACTGTAACCAAGAAATTTATTAAAAATTAA